AAGTGCTCCAACGCGAACAGGTTATCTATAGCAATCCACAGGTAAACGTAGAACCACGAAATTCAATACTCGATTTCACAATTCCTGAATCGATAGAGGTCAAAGAGATCAAATGGTAAACCGTTTTGTCCTTTTCAGTGTGTCCTGTGTGTTCGTTGTTTTTTGGGGTTTACCTGCGTTTGCGGGTGAAGCCGCGGACCTAACATTCATTCGTAAAGTCAACCCAATTACAATGCCGAGAGCACAGGAAACTGTCCGTTTTAATCCACAGGCACCTTCCGAACTAAAACTCGTTGCGATGGGATTGATTCGACTCTATCAGAAGTTTGTCTCCAGCCAAGACGGTCCGTCATGCAACTTCCACCCGACATGTTCCCACTTCGGTATGGCGTGTATACAGGAATATGGTCTCGGACGAGGGATCCTGTTGACCGCGGATAGACTCCTTCGGTGCAATGGGTCTCAGACGCAGCATTACCATAAAGATGAGATAACAGGAAAATACATTGACCCCGTTTCAAACTATGCAACTTTTAAATAATTCTGTCCCCTATAACATCCGGTAGGTGCGGTTTTATGAAGTTTAAGTATTTAATTCAGTAATATTTATTTTCCCAGGCCCGGTAGGTGCGGTTTCTAACCGCACCGGATCTAAAAATAAATGTTGTAAAGTGGCAAGTCCCCTCATTCAACCTGACGGAAATACATAGAAATACTCAAGCAAAAACACCTGTGAGTTATATGAACACCACCCAATTACCCAAATTCCTGTTCCTAATTTTCTTCACTCTTACGCTCCTATCCTGCGTAGCCGCCGAAGAATCTATTGAATACTATGCCCCCGAAAACGTCCGTAAATTCGCCGATTTTCTGTATGAGCAAGGTGATTACCTCCGCGCAGCCGGTGAATACGAACGTTATCTCTTTTATCAGCCACAAGAAAGCGAGCAGATTCGCTATAGAATTGCCCTTTGTTATCGTTTTGCGGGTCAAACCGAACAAGCGCTCCAGAATTTTCAGATGCTTTTACGGATGCACCCTGAAGGTCGGTTTATGAGCCGTGTTTACTATCAGATGGGTGCGACCTATTTTCTGACAGATCAGTTTGAACAGACTGCCCTGTTTCTACATGAAACGCTGCCGGATATAACAGATACACGGCAACACGCCGAAGCCGAGCAGTTAATTGGGCTGTCTTATCTGATGCAAAAACAGTGGTCCGAAGCGGGTGAAGTTTTCAAGACGTTGCGGGGATCGGAAGTGGATTCGGTCAGCCAAAAAGCGATAGTGTATCACGATTATGCAGAGATGGGCACTCGGTTGCCGACGCGTAGTCCGGTTTTGGCTGGGATTCTCTCCACGATCATTCCTGGGGCTGGACGGCTCTATACAGAAAGGCTCAGCGATGCGTTCGCCTCTTTGTTCATGGTTAGTTTAACGGGTTGGCAGGCTTACGACGGTTTCCAGAGAGATGGGCTTTCGTCGGTGAAAGGGTGGACGCTCGGCACAATCAGCGGTATTTTCTATGTCGGCAACATCTACGGCTCAGTCATTGCAGCCCGTGTATACAATCGCCGCGTAGCAGATGAGTTTTTGTCGACGTTATCTATTGAATTGCCGTATTAATTGAGGGATTTGCGACATTGAGCTCAACGTCTTGCGACAAGTTCGGGGTGTGCGACTTGCATACGGATCGGCGGTAATCCTACCGAGATGGCTTCAACGTCATCTGTAACCATTCTGCCGATATCGAAAAGGGCGTGATCAGCAGTTCCTCCAGCCCCATCGGCTGTATCCCCTGCTGTTGTAGGTGTGTATCGGGAAGCCACGGATCGTAGGCGTGTAGTTTACAATGAAACGGAGCCAACAACTGTCGCAGTTCCCGCGCGAGGTTTCCATAGCCGATGATACCTACCGTAAGTGTGATTTAGCATTTTAGCATGGATCGATCCAACCTACAATTTAAATTAAAAATAGGCTGCTGCATTAACAGAATTGTTCTTGCGTTATTTTTTTTCAGCGATATACTGAAACCATGTCAAACACAAAACAACGAAATAGGGACTTTATATGCAGTACACATCACAGCAAAATGATTGGTTGATTCACCCTTTTCCGCAGCCTGCTTCGGTAAAAGAAGCAGACAATCGGCTTATTCTCGGTAATGGGCTCATTGAGCGGACATTCGTCACTTCACCTAATTTCGCAACGGTCGATTATACCAATCAAATTACGGGTAGCAGTCTCCTCCGTGGCATTAAACCGGAGGCAGTGCTTACGATTAACGGACACCCGTTTGAGGTCGGTGGACTGAAAGGACAGCCCGATTACGCCTATCTTGATTCGGATTGGATTTCGGACTTGACCAGTGATCCGAACGCATTTCAATTTTGCGAATATAGAGTCGGTGAACCTGATACCCCTTACCCGTGGGTCCGCAGGCGTTCTACGACACCATCAGTGTATCCGTCAGAGGGTGTGACACTGACGGTTGTGTTCTCACCGCCACCATCTGTTGACTCCCTTCGGGTTTGTGTCCATTATGAACTCTACCAAGGCATTCCGGTGTCGTCTAAGTGGATCACGATTCACAATGACGGACAAAAATCGATTCAACTGGATGCGTTAAGCTGTGAAATCCTTGCCGTCAACGAACAGGAAAAGCATCGGCTGTATGTCGAAAGTGATTATGCTTTTAGTGGAATGGAAACGACACAGTGGGGTCCAGATGCGGATTACAAGACACAGGTCGATTATCGCTATCAGATGCCGCTGTTAATGACAAGTCGTTATCCGCTCGGTCCTGGGATACTGCTTCAACCCGAAGAGACTTTCAAGAGTTTTCGTACCTTCGAGATTCTGCAGGATAGTGATGATCGTGAACGAAAAGGACTCGCACGCCGCAAGATGTATCGCACGGTCGCACCACAGGTCACAGAGAATCCAATCCTCATGCACGTTCGAAGTGCCGACCCTGAAGCGGTTCGTTTGGCAATTGATCAGTGTGCAGAAGTCGGATTTGAAATGGTGATTATGACCTTTGGGAGTGGATTCAATATTGAGAGCGAAGACTCGGAATACATCGCTACACTGAAGGGAGTCACCGATTACGCACATAGCAAAGGGATTCAACTCGGAGGTTATACACTGATGTGTGCTTCGCGGGATGTGGGCGCGGACTTCAACTGTATTGATCCAGACACTGGGAAACCCGGAAGTCGATTTGGACAAAGTGCTTGCCTCGCCAGTAGATGGGCAGATGGCTATTTCCAGCGGGTGCTGAATTTCATGGATGCAACCGGAATGGATGTCATAGAGACGGATGGTCCGTATCATGGGGATGTCTGTGCGGCAACGACGCACGAACATCATAACGGTTTAGCGGATTCGCAGTTGCGCCAGTGGGAAGCGTGTGTTCGTTTTTACCACGAATGCCGAAAACGCGGTATCTATATCAATTCGCCAGATCAGTATTACCTCAACGGTTCCAACAAATGCGGTATGGGGTATCGCGAAACGAATTTCAGTTTGCCCCGCGAGCGACAAATTCTAATTGCCCGGCAGAATATCTACGATGGGACGTATGAAAAGACACCCAGTATGGGGTGGATGTTCGTTCCGTTGGTAGAGTATCACGGCGGTGGAGCAGCCGCAACGTTTGAACCGCTTTGTGAACATCTTGATGACTATGAATCACATCTATCACAGAATTTCGGCAGTGGCGTGATTGCATGCTATCGCGGTCCCCGGCTCTTTGATACTGAAGAGACGAAAGCGGTGGTTAAGAAATGGGTTGACTTCTACAAAAAGTATCGTCCAATACTGGAATCTGACCTGATTCACGTGCGGCGCCCAGATGGTCGCTCTATTGATTGTATGCTTCACGTCAACGCGCAAATCACGCCCTGTGGACTCGCAATGCTCTATAATCCGACGCGGAGGGTGCAGCGGACCACTTTGAAATTACCACTCTATTATACTGGAGTGTCTGAGATTGCGAAGATTCGTGAAGCGGACGGGGCGTTCCAACACTATAAAATCGACCGGAATTACAACGTTGAGATTCCAATTAAGATGGAGGCGAAGAGTGTGAGTTATCTCGTTATTGAACCTAATTGAATTCAAGAGTCCGTGCCAAAAGACAGTGTAATCCGTGATGGAATTACGCTCGATTAACCCCTACATTTACAAATGGAGTTAAAAATGAGAGTCTTCCAATTAAAAAAAGCAATTTTGGTATATGCAACCCTAATCTGCATCAGTTTCATGATTCCGAATCTAAGTGCTGCCAAGCTCGATGCGAACGCACTTTTGGGGATATGGTTCTTTGATGAAGGGAAAGGCGGTGAGGCAAAAGATGCTTCCGAGAATGGCAATGATGGAAAGATTGTTGATGCCCAATGGGTCGATGGCAAGTTTGAAGGCGCGTTAAAGTTTGAAGGTGGTGCGCATGTTGCTGTCGGTGATTTTTCTGACTATGAAGACGAAGTATCGATCGTTGCTTTTATTAAAACACCTGCCGCCCCCGCATGGTCTGACATCATCGTAGGTCCCTGCGGCGACGTTATCCTGACATTAAGGGACCACAAATTAAATTTTGCTGGACAGTGTGCCCAACCGATTCCCCATAATACGTGGTCGAAATCCTTGTTGAACGATGATAAGTGGCATCAGATTGCGGGGACTTATGACGGTAAAGAAGTGAAGGTCTATGTTGATGGCGAAGAAGAAGCATCTAATGCCGCCGCAGGTCCATTTAAAGCAGGTCCAAAGTATATTGGCTCCAGAGACGACAAGCAGGAGGCTTTCACCGGTCTCATTGATGAGATCGCATTTTTCAATGTCGCACTCTCGGATGCTGATGTGAAAGCGATTGCGGACAGTGGATTATCTGTGGCACTCGGTTTTGCCGCGGTGTCTCCGCAAGCAAAACTGGCAACGGTTTGGGCGAAATTGAAAACTGAACATTAGCTTCTTAAGAGTATCAACTTCGTTATTATCTGTGCGCGTTTGGTAGGGGCATCGGGGTTGAACGAACGTCAAAAATCGGAGGGTTTCGTAGAGAGACGCCAATATTGACTGCACGCCAGCGGCCAATCGGTACAGATAGCGTCGATTTTGATGGCGCGGGCTTTGTCCCAGATGTCGGGTTGCTTCTCACCGATATGCAAGGCGAGCCAGACTTGCTTACTGAGTTTATGTGCCTGTTCCACCGCTTCTGCATTTGGCATGAAATGCACCCACAAGCAGTCTGCGAGTGGATCGTGCAGTGCTGCAGTAAACTGATCGGCTTCACTGTTATTTAGATATACCGTGGTCTGTAACTTTGGATTGGCTTCTTTAAAGCGACGACTCGAATCACTGGGCTGACCGAAGGCGCAGAGTTGATTAAACAGTCCGTATTTTTCGACGAGTTGCACGATGTTCTTCTCAATCCCCGACGAGATAACTTTCATATTCAGTGCGATGGTCACCTGAGTTCGCTGACGCTCGCGAATGAGTTTGAAAACCTCTTCTAATGTCGGTACCTTCTCGCCATTGAAACGCTGGTCGAACCAACTTCCGGCATCCAGTTCGCGGATTGCCGCCAAGGTCATTTCGGTTACTTCACCCGTGCCGTTGGTCGTGCGGTCCACAGTTTTATCGTGAATGACCACCAGGTGCTCGTCGCGTGTCTGGTAGACATCCAACTCTATTGATAAGCCTAACTCGATGGCTGCGGCAAAAGCGGGTAGCGTGTTCTCAGGCGCGTGCTCCACCAAACCGCGGTGAGCGAGCAAGATTGGATCGGCGACCGACGGATTCACCGTTGGTTCTGGCAGCGCGGCGATCGCACACGTAAACATCAACATATTGAATGGCATAATTTATCTCCTGATAGCAAATAAAACCTTATCTGAATCATAACACATTTAGCAAAGACGGGAAATATAAAAGGTAGGTATTTTTTTTGAACAAATTCAGCCCTTGTTTGCCTAATCTAAGTAAAGAACGTGTGCTTCCCATAGAGATTCCCAATGCTTAGAGAGGAAACAGATGAAACGGAAACATATTATCATAACCCTTTTCCTGTGTGTTCTGGTATTTTCAATGGCAGTTGTCCTAAACACTTGGACACAAGATAAGCTCTTACAGGTAGAGAAGCGATTTGATTTTGACCGAGACGTTGAGCTCAGTGAATCCGAAAAGGAGTTCATGGTAAGGGTGATGCGGCTGGAAGATGCCAAAGGCACCCAATTCAGTGAGAGTCAGATTCGCGAGATGCGCACCGGGCAGCGAGATAGATCTCGCCGTAGAGGTGGAGGCGGTTGGGGACGCGGTTCAAGAGAGCCTACAGGACCACGCTTGGATCCAGATCAGGTCGCATTCAAGGACGGCACAGCCACGATTCCTGACAGAGAGACCTTTGAAAAATTGTCGTATCAAGGCACAGAAGTCCGCATTGATACCCAACTTATCGGGATTGAATTTGTAAAGTTTCAGATTGAAAGAACACATACTCAGAACCCAGAACTTTACTTCATGAATACAGAGACGCATCGTTCACATGGTGCCTTCATGCGCGTTGCGGGTTTGCGACGAGGGCAAGGGCAGATGCGCGGGGTGTTGAGTTATCGTCCACTTTTCACGTCTCCAAATGGCGAACCCGGGGTCTATACCTTTGAGTTTAATCCAAATGACGCATTCCCGTTTGAAGAGATCAAACTTGCCCATGATCTGCTCGTGGCGAAGATGCCGATACTGGAAAACAGACTCGGTTATTGCCCATTGTGGGGAGCAGTCGGGATTTATGAACGCGAGAAAGCACGCTATGACGCTGCGGAATTCCCTGTTTACTTTGAGGATGATCTTTACGCGAACATCGGTTACCTTCCATTGAATCAGACCTCGTCATTTGGGCGGCTACGTCTATTGGAGATAGGTGAACGTCCTGCGGTTCGGGACATTGTTATCTGTAAGACATTACCAAACGAGATGCCAAGGGTTGCTGGGGTAATTACAGGGGTTCGACAAACGCCGCTTTCGCACGTCAACCTCCGGGCTATTCAAGACAAAGTCCCCAATGCCTTCATCACCAAGGCGTGGGAGAACAATTCTATTGCACCGCTCATCGGTAAGTATGTCTACTATGCGGTGAACGCAGACGGCTTTGAAATTAGGGAGGCGACGCTTAAAGAGGTGGAAACCCACTTCGTTGATTTACGTCCTTCAAAGGTGCAAAGACCTGAACGCGACCTTTCTGTGAAGCAGATTCTACCGCTGGACGACATCGGGTTTACGGACGCGGCGCGCTTCGGTGTGAAAACCGCGAACCTCGCAACACTGCGGACGTTTGGGTTTCCCGAAGGGACTGTTCCGAATGGGTTCGGGATACCGTTCTATTTCTACGACGAATTCATGAAGCACAACGACTTCTATGAGTACCTTGAAGCGTTGCTTAAAGATGCAGAGTTTCTAAGTGATCACGACACGAAGGAAGCTGCGCTGAAAAAGTTTCGAGCAGAAATTAAAAAGGGTGAGATGCCGACATGGATGATGGACGCACTTTCGAAATTACACAACGCGTTTCCAGAAGGGACATCTCTCCGGTGCCGTTCCAGTACCAACAACGAGGATCTCCCCGGTTTCAGCGGCGCAGGTTTATACGACTCCTATACACATCACCCGAACGAAGGGCATTTGTCCAAATCGATTAAGCAGGTGTTTGCGAGTCTCTGGAATTTCCGGGCGTTTGAGGCACGTGATTTCTATCGTATTGACCCTTTCGTTACGGCTATGGGAGTGCTGATCCATCCCAATTTTGAAAGCGAATTAGCAAATGGTGTGGCTGTAAGTGATGATGTCGTCTATCAGACGCAGGGGAATTATTACCTCAACACCCAAGTCGGGGAAGACCTCGTGACGAATCCTGAAGAACAATCTGTGCCTGAGGAGATTTTGTTGGATTGGTGGGATAGTAATAATTATAGGGTCGTAACGACATCCAATCGAACGGCGAATGGCGAACGGATTCTAAAGGATGAATACTTACACCAACTTAGTTTCTATCTTGGGATGGTACATAATAAATTCAGGAATCTCTACACACCGACTTCCCCGACGAACGAATTCGCCATGGAAATTGAGTTCAAGATTACGGGCGACGGCAAACTCGCAGTCAAGCAGGCGAGACCGTGGGGATATTAACCGCAAGGGCGCGGTCTTTCAACCGCGCCTATTCTGTCCACAATTCGATAATCTGGATATTGCGTTTCGGAACCTCGTCATTGATGCTAAATGTGCAGAGTAATACTAATTGGTTTTCTTAATTTTACCCCAGATGGTAAGAAATCTATCCAGTACTGCTACGCTCAGACCGCTCGGAGCGAATTGCTCAACAGTTGGAAGAATCGCGGGCCCTAACCCTTCTGCAACACCCCCAACAGCATAGATTTTATTCGCAATAGTGCCAACCCCTAAGAACACTCTCGCCGTTGGCATTTCGGGGGCTTCTGTCCATGTGTCCTTGTCGGGATCGTATATTTCAACGGTTGTTAGCCCAGGACCTTGCACATTGGAGGTCCCCCCAACGGCGTAAATTTTTCCAGCCACAACGCCTACTGCCAAAGCCGTTCGAGGTGTCGGCATATCTGCTTTTTGGGTCCATGTATCAGTNNNNNNNNNNNNNNNNNNNNNNNNNNNNNNNNNNNNNNNNNNNNNNNNNNNNNNNNNNNNNNNNNNNNNNNNNNNNNNNNNNNNNNNNNNNNNNNNNNNNCTGCCAAAGCCGTTCGAGGTGTCGGCATATCTGCTTTTTGGGTCCATGTATCAGTGGCTGGGTCATATTCTTGAACTGTTTCGAGTACGG
This Candidatus Poribacteria bacterium DNA region includes the following protein-coding sequences:
- the yidD gene encoding membrane protein insertion efficiency factor YidD — encoded protein: MVNRFVLFSVSCVFVVFWGLPAFAGEAADLTFIRKVNPITMPRAQETVRFNPQAPSELKLVAMGLIRLYQKFVSSQDGPSCNFHPTCSHFGMACIQEYGLGRGILLTADRLLRCNGSQTQHYHKDEITGKYIDPVSNYATFK
- a CDS encoding tetratricopeptide repeat protein; the protein is MNTTQLPKFLFLIFFTLTLLSCVAAEESIEYYAPENVRKFADFLYEQGDYLRAAGEYERYLFYQPQESEQIRYRIALCYRFAGQTEQALQNFQMLLRMHPEGRFMSRVYYQMGATYFLTDQFEQTALFLHETLPDITDTRQHAEAEQLIGLSYLMQKQWSEAGEVFKTLRGSEVDSVSQKAIVYHDYAEMGTRLPTRSPVLAGILSTIIPGAGRLYTERLSDAFASLFMVSLTGWQAYDGFQRDGLSSVKGWTLGTISGIFYVGNIYGSVIAARVYNRRVADEFLSTLSIELPY
- a CDS encoding alpha-galactosidase, yielding MQYTSQQNDWLIHPFPQPASVKEADNRLILGNGLIERTFVTSPNFATVDYTNQITGSSLLRGIKPEAVLTINGHPFEVGGLKGQPDYAYLDSDWISDLTSDPNAFQFCEYRVGEPDTPYPWVRRRSTTPSVYPSEGVTLTVVFSPPPSVDSLRVCVHYELYQGIPVSSKWITIHNDGQKSIQLDALSCEILAVNEQEKHRLYVESDYAFSGMETTQWGPDADYKTQVDYRYQMPLLMTSRYPLGPGILLQPEETFKSFRTFEILQDSDDRERKGLARRKMYRTVAPQVTENPILMHVRSADPEAVRLAIDQCAEVGFEMVIMTFGSGFNIESEDSEYIATLKGVTDYAHSKGIQLGGYTLMCASRDVGADFNCIDPDTGKPGSRFGQSACLASRWADGYFQRVLNFMDATGMDVIETDGPYHGDVCAATTHEHHNGLADSQLRQWEACVRFYHECRKRGIYINSPDQYYLNGSNKCGMGYRETNFSLPRERQILIARQNIYDGTYEKTPSMGWMFVPLVEYHGGGAAATFEPLCEHLDDYESHLSQNFGSGVIACYRGPRLFDTEETKAVVKKWVDFYKKYRPILESDLIHVRRPDGRSIDCMLHVNAQITPCGLAMLYNPTRRVQRTTLKLPLYYTGVSEIAKIREADGAFQHYKIDRNYNVEIPIKMEAKSVSYLVIEPN
- a CDS encoding LamG domain-containing protein yields the protein MELKMRVFQLKKAILVYATLICISFMIPNLSAAKLDANALLGIWFFDEGKGGEAKDASENGNDGKIVDAQWVDGKFEGALKFEGGAHVAVGDFSDYEDEVSIVAFIKTPAAPAWSDIIVGPCGDVILTLRDHKLNFAGQCAQPIPHNTWSKSLLNDDKWHQIAGTYDGKEVKVYVDGEEEASNAAAGPFKAGPKYIGSRDDKQEAFTGLIDEIAFFNVALSDADVKAIADSGLSVALGFAAVSPQAKLATVWAKLKTEH